In a single window of the Planctomycetia bacterium genome:
- a CDS encoding transposase: MFFSSLGRKKIVADFTGGTLTSDAGGLLLREAERLVQGPNVRFVVTNLTDRTPNDIYDGLYTARGDMENRIKEQQLGLFADRTSCHAFLANQFRLLLSSAAYVLVETLRRTALAGTELAEAQVNTIRLKLFKVAARVVVSVRRVVLRLSSSCPLQDLWRSLVPRLRLIPPAPS, translated from the coding sequence ATGTTCTTTTCCAGTCTCGGCCGCAAGAAAATCGTGGCCGATTTCACAGGCGGAACGCTCACCTCAGACGCCGGGGGTCTGTTGCTTCGGGAGGCCGAGCGGCTGGTTCAGGGGCCCAACGTTCGATTCGTGGTGACCAACCTGACCGACCGCACGCCGAACGATATCTACGACGGTCTGTACACGGCCCGCGGCGACATGGAGAACCGCATCAAGGAGCAGCAGCTCGGGCTCTTCGCCGATCGCACCAGTTGCCACGCCTTCCTGGCCAATCAGTTCCGGCTGCTGTTGTCCTCGGCGGCCTACGTCCTGGTGGAAACGCTGCGCCGCACGGCCCTGGCCGGCACCGAACTGGCCGAGGCCCAGGTGAACACCATTCGCCTGAAACTCTTCAAGGTCGCCGCGCGGGTGGTCGTCTCCGTGCGCCGCGTCGTACTGCGACTGTCGAGCAGCTGCCCCCTGCAGGACCTGTGGCGATCCCTGGTTCCACGACTCCGCCTGATCCCGCCCGCCCCATCATGA